The Acidobacteriota bacterium genome segment GTCTATTGCGACCTCGCCTCTACCCACCCTCCAGGGCGATGCGGCCGGCGCCGCTGGCCGCGAGCTCCGCCGTGTCCTTCGCGCCGCCCTCGAAGACCACCTCGAAGGCGCGCTCCGCTCCTGGCCGATTCTCCTGACCCTCGAGCCCGCAAACTGAAATACTGAAATACTGACATACTGAAAAACTCCCTTGACCTTCCAAGATCTCATCCAACGCCTTCAATCCTTCTGGGCCGGGCACGGCTGCATCGTCCAGCTCCCCTTCGATCTCGAAGTCGGCGCCGGCACCATGGCGCCCGAGACGTTTCTGCGTGTCTTAGGTCCCAAGCCCTATCGCGTGGTTTATCCACAGCCCAGCCGCCGGCCCGCCGACGGCCGCTACGGCGAAAACCCGAACCGCCTCTATCGCCACACCCAGATGCAGGTAATTCTTAAACCAGCACCTGAAGATGTACAAGACCTGTACCTGCAAAGCCTTGAGGCGATTGGGATTACGCTCTACGACCACGACCTCAAGTTTGAGGAAGACAACTGGGAATCCCCCACCTTGGGGGCCTGGGGCCTGGGTTGGCAGGTCATGCTCGATGGCCTGGAAATCACACAATTCACATATTTTCAACAATCTGGCGGCCAGGACCTCAACCCAATTCCCGTCGAGATCACCTATGGGCTGGAGCGCATTGCCGCTTTCCTCCAGGACGTCGACTCCGTCTACGACATTCACTGGAATGCGACCACCACTTATCGCGAGGTTCGTTTTCTCGACGAACTTCACAGTTCCGTCTATAGCTTCGAAAAGGCGGACGTCGACCGCCTCTGGCAGGCATTCGAAGGCAACGAGCGCGAATGCCGTGCCCTGCTGCATCAATTCCGCCAACTCCCCGCTGCCGCCCGCGGCCGCTTTCCCATCCTCGCCGCCTACGAGCTCTGCCTGCGCTGCTCGCATCTGTTCAATCTGCTCGACGCCCGCGGCGCTATCTCCGTCACCCAGCGCGTCGATATGATCCAGCGCATCCGCTCGCTCGCCGTTGGCATCGCCAGCGCCTATACCGAGCAGCAAGAGGAGCAAGTGCATGCTTAGCAACACCGCCCCGCTGCTGATCGAGATCGGTTGCGAGGAACTTCCCGCCGCCGCCGTCCAGTCCCTGGCCGAATCGCTGCTGCAAAACCTCATGCAACGCTTGCTGGACGCTCACCTCACCGAGGGCGCCCCCGAATCCTCTGCCTGGACGCCCCGCCGCCTCATCTTCCGTCATCCGGCGATTCACTTGCGCCAGCCGCAAAGCGAAGAGATCATCGCCGGTCCGCCCGTGCGCATCGCTTTCAAACCCGACGGCAGCCTCAGCGCCCAGGGCGCTGGCTTTGCCGCCAAAAACGGCGTCAGTCCCGAAGCCCTCTTCCGCCAGACTACCCCCAAAGGCGAATATCTAGCCGTCCGCAAAAAGACCGGCGGTGGCGCCGCCAGCACGCTGCTGCTCGACCTGATTCCCGAGGCCATCCGCGCCATCCCTCTGCCGCGCTCCATGCGCTGGGACGGCGAGCTGCGCTTTCTCCGCCCTGTCCGCTGGCTCCTTGCCCTCCATGGCGAAACTCTCATTCCTTTTCGCCTCGGCTCCCTCACCGCAGCCGCCGAAAGCCGTGGCCATCGCACCCTGGGCAAACCCCGTTTCGCGGTTGCGAGCGCCAACGATTATCCCGCCCGCTGGAAAAAGAACTTCGTCATCCCTTCGCCCGCCGACCGCTACGCCGCCATCTTTGGCCCCACCCGCGTCCCCTTCCAGCGCGAAGACATCGAGCTCGAAAACACGCTCGTGAATCTCACGGAGTGGCCCAGCACCATCGTGGGCGAGTTCGACCCCGCCTACCTCAAGACTCTCCCGGCCGATGTGCTCATCACCGTCATGCGCGACCACCAGAAATATCTGGCGGTTGGCGACGGCAGCGGCAATCTGGCTCCCAAATTCATCGCCGTCCTGAACCAGAACAGCGATCCCAAGGGTCTCATTCGCCACGGCAACGAGCGCGTTCTGCGCGCCCGCTTCAGCGACGCCCAGTTCTTCTTCGACACCGACCGCAAGCGATCGCTCCGCGACCGCCTCCCGCTGCTTGATCAGGTCACCTTTCAGGCCAAGCTCGGCAGCTACGGCGCCAAAGCCAAACGCATGCAAACGCTTGCCGCCGCGCTCGGCGGCAATGCCGATGCGCAGCAAGGCGCCCTGCTCGCCAAGTGCGATCTCACCACCGAAATGGTGAAGGAGTTTCCCGAGCTGCAAGGCATCATGGGCGGCCATTACGCCCACGCCGAAGGCCTGCCGGAAACCGTCGCGACCGCCATTGCCGACCAGTACCGCTGGGACACGCCTCCGCGCAGCCGCGAAGGCGCCGTGGTCTCTCTGGCCGACAAACTCGACACCATCGCCGGCATGTTCGCTCTCGGTGAAATTCCCACCGGCTCCGCCGACCCCTTCGCTCTCCGCCGCCAGGGCAACGGCATCATCCGCACCCTGGTCGAGTGCCAATTGCCGCTCTCCCTCCGCCACGCGGTCGAGCAAACCCTCGCCGGGTACGGGGCTATTGCCGAATTCCATCCGGCCGCCGAAACCCTCGCCGCCACCGCGGCATTCTTTACGGAACGCTTGAGCTTTTACCTGCGCGACGCCCGTGGCGCCAGCACGAATCAAGCCGTCGCCGTGCTTGCGTCCGGCGCCGACATTCCCCTCGATGCCGCTCAACGTCTCGCCGCCCTGCAAAAGGCGCCCGACCTGGCCGCCGTCGCCGCCGTCGTCAAACGCGCCCGCAGCATCGTCCGCAAAGAAGGCGGCCTGGATAAATGGATCGCCCAAGGGCTCGCCCAACCTCTCGATCCCGCGGCCCTCACCCAACCCGCCGCCCAAGCCCTCTACGCTGCCGTAAAATCCCTGCCCGAATCGCAAGACTACGCCGCCGAGCTCCAGGCCATCGCCTCCCTTGCCTTGCCCCTTGAGCGTTTCTTTACCGAAGTCCGCGTCAACGACCCCGACCCAGCCCTTCGCGCCACCCGTCTCTCGCTGTTGGCCTCCACCGTCGCCCGCCTCAACCGCATCGCTGATTTTGCCGAGCTCGCCGTCTCTTAAATCCCAGCGCCATCTCTATCTCTTCAGTCCACCCCGTCAAAACTGTAAACTGCGAACTGTAAACTGTGAACTTTTTATGACCACAATGGATATTGCCTTTTCTTACGCCGGCCCGCTGACCGACCCGCAGATCCAGGCGCTCTCGCGCCTCTCCGACGTCTACGGCATCCGCAAGCTCCGCATCGACGAAGCTGCCGGCTCTCTCGCCATCGAATACGATGCAACCCGCATGGATTCTGCCCGCGTCGAAGCCTTGGTCCGCTCCTGCGGCGTCGCCCCGCTCCCGGAACCCGTCAGCGCCTAGCCGATAGCTCCAGCCCCTCGCGGTGAATCCGGATCGCCTCCGCCGCACGCAGCGCCACCTCCAACGCTGCCCGCGCCGCCGCGCCATCGCATTCCGGCGCGTCCCGGTTCGTTACGCACCCCAGAAACGCATCGATCTCAGCCTTCAACGGTTCCGTGTCCCCGCCCTGCAAATGTTCATGAGCCAAAGCCGGCATGGGCGCGCCAGGTGCCGACGTCAGGCGGAAAAGCTCGGCATCCCGCCGCGCCAGATCGAGCGAAATGTATTCCGCCGGCTGAAAAAACCGCAGCTTCCGCACCCGCTCGGTACTGACCCGGCTGGCGGTTAAATTCGCCACACAGCCGTTAGCGAACGTCAGCCTCACGTTGGCGATATCGGTATGCGTGCTCAGCACCGCCAGCCCCACACCCTGCAATTCCGTGACCGGCGCCTTCACAAAACTCAGCACCAGGTCGAGGTCGTGAATCATCAGGTCCAGCAGCACATCCACATCGAGGCTGCGGGGCGTGAACACGCTCAGCCGGTGAACTTCAAAAAACAACGGCCGCGTCACCCGCGGCCGGACTAACTGCACCGCTGGATTGAACCGCTCCAGATGTCCCACCGTCAGAATGCGGCTATGCTTCTGTGCCGCGGCAATCATGGCATCGGCGTCCTGAAGCGATGGCGCAATCGGCTTCTCCACCAGCACATCCAGCCCCGCTTGCAGCAGTTCGATGGCCACCGCCGCATGTGCCGTCGTCGGCACAGCGACGGAAACGGCCTTCGCCTTTTGCTTCACTTCATCCAGCGAACGCAGCACCGGCGCGCCTAAAGCTTCCGCTCGCTCCCGGTTCGCGTCGTAGACCCCAACCAGCTCGGCTCCCGGCAGCTGAGCGTAAATCCGCGCATGATGGCGCCCAAACGATCCGCAGCCCACCACCGCAACGGGAATCGCACTCACGATTTCCCTCGTCCCTCGATGGCAATCCCCGCCGCGTTGGCTGCGGCCAGGCACTCCGCGCGTTCCAGCATCAACGTCAGTCCGCTCTCCAGCCCCAGCGCCGTTGCGCCCGCAGTCCGCATGGCGGCAATCGTGCGTGGCCCGATCACCGGCACGTCGTAGCGCAAGTCCTGCTTCGGCCTTGCAACTTTGACGATGGTCAGCGGCCGTCCGCCCGCCAGCCCCGCCGCGCGCTGAATCATGGCGTCGGTCCCTTCCATCGCTTCCGCCGCCACGCACGCCCGCGCCGCAATGGCCACGCTCTGGCCAATGTCTGCTGCCGCCAGATGCCGCGCGACGCTAAAACCGTAGTCCAAATCCGCCTGCTCTCGCTCGTCCGGTTTTCGCGCCGTCATCACGCCCGACGTCGCTAGCAGCGGCCGCAGGAAGTCGGTTGAACTTTCGAGCGTAATCCCTTCTTCCTCCAGTATCTTTGCCACCCCGCCCAGCAGCGAATCGGTGTTCCGGGTGGCGAGCGAAGCAAGCAGCATGGCCATTTTCCAGTCCGGCCGCAAGTGCGAAAAAATCTGCTTGTGCTGCACCTGCCCCGCCATGACGGCGCGCTTGACCCCGGCGCCATGAAATACCTGAATCAGCTTCCCGAGCTGCCCCAGGCTCAGCCAATGCACCTCGCCCGCATGCTCGCCAATACTGGGGTCCGTCTCTTCTTTGATCGCGGCAACTACCATGGCAATCCCGCGTCCTCGCGCCGCCTCCAGCAGCAGAAACGGAAACCTCCCATTCCCCGCAATCAGCCCATACCTTTCGGTATCGCTCACTTTTCCCTTTTCCCTTTTCCCTCTTCCCTCATTTGATCACCCCCCTCTCGCTGGTCTCGATAAACTCCACCAGCATCTCCGTATCCGCGTTCCACGCCTCCGCGCGAATCCGCTCCACGGCTTGTGTCGTGTTCAGGTCCGAGTTCAGCAGAATCCGGAACGCCTGCTGCAGCACCGCGATCCGCTCCGCGCTGAAGCCCTTGCGCTTCAGGCCGATGGCGTTGGCGCCGAAGGCGTGGTTGTCGCGCGTGGCGCTGGTCTTGGCGAAGGGAAGTACATCCTGGGTGGTGATCGTGCCCCCGCCCAGGTAGGCATGCGCGCCCACGCGCACAAAGGGATGAACCGGCGAAAGCGCGCCCAGGGTGGCATGATCGCCGACATGCACGTGCCCGCCCAGCGTCGAGCCGTTCGCCATGATGATGTGGGAGCCGAGCTGACAGTCATGCGCGACATGGCAATAGGCCATCAGCAGATTGTGGCTGCCGATGCGCGTCACGCCGCCGCCCTTGGTCGTCCCCCGGTGCAGGCTGCAAAACTCGTGAATCACGTTGTGATCGCCGATCTCCAGCCGCGTCGCCTCGCCTTTGTAGGTCAAATCCTGCGGCGCCATGCCGATCGTGACAAAAGGGAAGATTTCGTTGTCGCTGCCGATGCGGCAATCGCCTTCGATCACCACATGCGAATGCAGCCGGCAGCGTTCGCCCATTTCGACGCCCGCACCGATGACGCATCCCGGCCCAATCTCGCACGAGTCCGGTACCCGCGCGGCTTCATGAATGACGGCCAGCGGAGATCTCATGCTTCCGTCCGCGGCACCACCGCGCAGCTCAGCAGGCCTTCGGCTGCCAGCTTCTCGCCCACAAACGCCCGTCCCTGCATCCGCCCGGCCGTCGACCGGAAGCGCAGCACCTCGACTTCCAGCCGCAACTGATCTCCCGGCACCACCGGCTGCCGGAAGCGCGCACCATCCACCCCCGTGAAGTAGATCAAGTGTTCGCCCGGCGCCCGGTCTTCGTACAGGATCATCAGTGCGCCCGCCTGC includes the following:
- a CDS encoding glycine--tRNA ligase subunit alpha, producing MTFQDLIQRLQSFWAGHGCIVQLPFDLEVGAGTMAPETFLRVLGPKPYRVVYPQPSRRPADGRYGENPNRLYRHTQMQVILKPAPEDVQDLYLQSLEAIGITLYDHDLKFEEDNWESPTLGAWGLGWQVMLDGLEITQFTYFQQSGGQDLNPIPVEITYGLERIAAFLQDVDSVYDIHWNATTTYREVRFLDELHSSVYSFEKADVDRLWQAFEGNERECRALLHQFRQLPAAARGRFPILAAYELCLRCSHLFNLLDARGAISVTQRVDMIQRIRSLAVGIASAYTEQQEEQVHA
- a CDS encoding glycine--tRNA ligase subunit beta: MLSNTAPLLIEIGCEELPAAAVQSLAESLLQNLMQRLLDAHLTEGAPESSAWTPRRLIFRHPAIHLRQPQSEEIIAGPPVRIAFKPDGSLSAQGAGFAAKNGVSPEALFRQTTPKGEYLAVRKKTGGGAASTLLLDLIPEAIRAIPLPRSMRWDGELRFLRPVRWLLALHGETLIPFRLGSLTAAAESRGHRTLGKPRFAVASANDYPARWKKNFVIPSPADRYAAIFGPTRVPFQREDIELENTLVNLTEWPSTIVGEFDPAYLKTLPADVLITVMRDHQKYLAVGDGSGNLAPKFIAVLNQNSDPKGLIRHGNERVLRARFSDAQFFFDTDRKRSLRDRLPLLDQVTFQAKLGSYGAKAKRMQTLAAALGGNADAQQGALLAKCDLTTEMVKEFPELQGIMGGHYAHAEGLPETVATAIADQYRWDTPPRSREGAVVSLADKLDTIAGMFALGEIPTGSADPFALRRQGNGIIRTLVECQLPLSLRHAVEQTLAGYGAIAEFHPAAETLAATAAFFTERLSFYLRDARGASTNQAVAVLASGADIPLDAAQRLAALQKAPDLAAVAAVVKRARSIVRKEGGLDKWIAQGLAQPLDPAALTQPAAQALYAAVKSLPESQDYAAELQAIASLALPLERFFTEVRVNDPDPALRATRLSLLASTVARLNRIADFAELAVS
- a CDS encoding Gfo/Idh/MocA family oxidoreductase, whose amino-acid sequence is MVSAIPVAVVGCGSFGRHHARIYAQLPGAELVGVYDANRERAEALGAPVLRSLDEVKQKAKAVSVAVPTTAHAAVAIELLQAGLDVLVEKPIAPSLQDADAMIAAAQKHSRILTVGHLERFNPAVQLVRPRVTRPLFFEVHRLSVFTPRSLDVDVLLDLMIHDLDLVLSFVKAPVTELQGVGLAVLSTHTDIANVRLTFANGCVANLTASRVSTERVRKLRFFQPAEYISLDLARRDAELFRLTSAPGAPMPALAHEHLQGGDTEPLKAEIDAFLGCVTNRDAPECDGAAARAALEVALRAAEAIRIHREGLELSARR
- a CDS encoding LpxI family protein, which encodes MVVAAIKEETDPSIGEHAGEVHWLSLGQLGKLIQVFHGAGVKRAVMAGQVQHKQIFSHLRPDWKMAMLLASLATRNTDSLLGGVAKILEEEGITLESSTDFLRPLLATSGVMTARKPDEREQADLDYGFSVARHLAAADIGQSVAIAARACVAAEAMEGTDAMIQRAAGLAGGRPLTIVKVARPKQDLRYDVPVIGPRTIAAMRTAGATALGLESGLTLMLERAECLAAANAAGIAIEGRGKS
- a CDS encoding acyl-ACP--UDP-N-acetylglucosamine O-acyltransferase encodes the protein MRSPLAVIHEAARVPDSCEIGPGCVIGAGVEMGERCRLHSHVVIEGDCRIGSDNEIFPFVTIGMAPQDLTYKGEATRLEIGDHNVIHEFCSLHRGTTKGGGVTRIGSHNLLMAYCHVAHDCQLGSHIIMANGSTLGGHVHVGDHATLGALSPVHPFVRVGAHAYLGGGTITTQDVLPFAKTSATRDNHAFGANAIGLKRKGFSAERIAVLQQAFRILLNSDLNTTQAVERIRAEAWNADTEMLVEFIETSERGVIK
- the fabZ gene encoding 3-hydroxyacyl-ACP dehydratase FabZ, with product MGIPEIERLLPHRFPFLLLDRIVAFEPRKRITAIKNVTANEPFFQGHFPGHPIMPGVLVLEALAQAGALMILYEDRAPGEHLIYFTGVDGARFRQPVVPGDQLRLEVEVLRFRSTAGRMQGRAFVGEKLAAEGLLSCAVVPRTEA